One segment of Candidatus Manganitrophus noduliformans DNA contains the following:
- a CDS encoding exodeoxyribonuclease VII small subunit, translating to MLILRGDGTGTGVANLKFEEALSRLEEAVKSLEKGDLPLEESLKVFEEGVRLSKNCLKMLEEAEKKVEILVQEKDGKRRARPFEMKQAPAADESSSFGTKERPPHG from the coding sequence ATGCTGATTTTGCGGGGAGATGGAACCGGGACCGGTGTGGCGAATTTGAAATTTGAAGAGGCTCTTTCTCGGTTGGAAGAAGCGGTGAAGTCGCTCGAAAAAGGAGACCTTCCGTTGGAGGAATCTCTCAAGGTCTTCGAAGAGGGGGTTCGCCTCTCAAAGAATTGTCTGAAGATGCTGGAGGAGGCTGAAAAGAAGGTTGAGATCCTCGTCCAAGAGAAAGATGGGAAGCGGCGAGCGCGGCCTTTCGAAATGAAGCAAGCGCCGGCGGCCGACGAATCGTCCTCATTCGGAACGAAGGAGCGCCCGCCTCATGGATAA
- a CDS encoding DASS family sodium-coupled anion symporter, translating to MTQEIQEKVEAAPSNPEPKEILSEAEVRFERWRKRVGLIAGPLAALIIFLLPSSLSPEAHRLAALLAGVVIFWVTEPIPIPITALLGPVLAIVLGIGKADAVLSSFGNPILFLFIGSFLIARAMEGHRLDRRFSLWLLSFRWVGDRPTRILWTLGAITAFLSMWISNTASTAMMFPIALGILSSLKEFSDEKGALQPYAVGVMLMIAYAASIGGVGTPIGTPPNLIGIGMIAKQTGREISFFHWMLLALPLLLVMYIVLYFLLLFLHPAGPSMRAGRVSEFIRAQREAIGPWTRGQKNTLFAFLLAVLLWTFPGFLALIFGPEGAPVKLFNSRLPEGAAAIVAASFLFLLPTNWGRQEYTLSWREAAGIDWGTILLFGGGLALGDLMFKTGLSQAVGEGLLASLEIDSLWGITAFAIGLGIVVSELTSNTASANMIIPVIIALALASGVSPIPPALGATLGASYGFMLPISTPPNAIVYGSGLIPIGRMVRAGVFFDLLGFLIIWGTLRLLCPLLGLM from the coding sequence GTGACGCAGGAGATTCAGGAGAAGGTAGAGGCGGCCCCTTCCAATCCCGAACCGAAAGAGATCCTCTCCGAGGCCGAAGTCCGCTTCGAGCGGTGGCGAAAGCGGGTCGGGTTGATCGCGGGGCCGCTGGCGGCGCTGATCATTTTTCTTCTCCCCTCTTCGTTGTCCCCGGAGGCGCATCGCCTCGCGGCGCTGTTGGCGGGGGTGGTGATCTTCTGGGTCACAGAGCCGATTCCGATTCCGATCACGGCGCTTCTCGGTCCGGTCCTCGCCATCGTCTTAGGGATCGGGAAGGCCGATGCGGTTCTCTCTTCGTTCGGCAACCCGATCCTTTTTCTCTTCATCGGAAGTTTTCTGATCGCGCGCGCGATGGAGGGGCATCGCCTCGACCGGCGCTTTTCGCTCTGGCTTCTTTCTTTTCGATGGGTCGGGGATCGTCCCACCCGCATCCTCTGGACGCTGGGGGCGATCACCGCCTTCCTTTCGATGTGGATTTCGAACACCGCGTCGACCGCCATGATGTTTCCGATCGCCCTCGGGATCCTCTCTTCCTTGAAGGAATTCTCCGATGAGAAAGGGGCGCTGCAACCCTACGCGGTCGGGGTGATGTTGATGATCGCTTATGCCGCTTCGATCGGCGGGGTCGGGACGCCGATCGGAACCCCTCCGAACCTGATCGGGATCGGGATGATCGCCAAGCAAACGGGGAGAGAGATCAGCTTCTTTCACTGGATGCTCCTGGCCCTTCCCCTCCTCCTCGTGATGTACATCGTCCTCTACTTCCTGCTTCTCTTCCTCCATCCGGCCGGGCCGTCGATGCGTGCGGGACGCGTCTCAGAATTCATCCGGGCCCAGCGGGAGGCGATCGGCCCCTGGACCCGCGGCCAGAAGAACACCCTTTTCGCCTTTCTCCTGGCCGTGTTGCTCTGGACCTTCCCGGGATTTTTGGCGCTGATCTTCGGACCGGAGGGGGCGCCGGTCAAGCTCTTCAACAGCCGCTTGCCCGAGGGAGCGGCGGCGATCGTCGCGGCGAGCTTTCTCTTTCTTTTGCCGACAAACTGGGGCAGGCAGGAGTACACCCTTTCCTGGCGGGAGGCCGCCGGGATCGATTGGGGAACGATTCTCCTCTTTGGGGGGGGATTGGCCCTGGGGGATTTGATGTTCAAGACCGGTCTCTCGCAAGCGGTCGGCGAAGGGCTCCTCGCCTCCCTCGAAATCGATTCGCTTTGGGGGATCACCGCCTTTGCGATCGGTCTCGGCATCGTCGTCAGCGAGTTGACTTCGAACACCGCCTCGGCCAACATGATCATCCCGGTGATCATTGCGCTCGCGCTCGCCTCCGGGGTCAGTCCGATCCCTCCCGCGCTCGGCGCGACATTGGGGGCGAGCTACGGCTTTATGCTTCCCATCTCGACCCCGCCGAACGCGATCGTCTACGGCTCCGGTTTGATCCCGATCGGCCGGATGGTTCGGGCGGGTGTTTTCTTCGACCTCCTCGGGTTCCTGATCATCTGGGGAACTCTTCGACTTCTCTGTCCGCTGTTGGGGTTGATGTGA
- a CDS encoding secondary thiamine-phosphate synthase enzyme YjbQ has product MQQKSGEIQIKTSGRGLYEITEETERWLRSHPIQNGLLTLYIQHTSASLLIQENADPEVLRDLERFFNRLVPQGDPLFRHTTEGPDDMPAHVRAALTAVSLSIPIRQGRLALGTWQGVYLYEHRSAGHARTVLVHLVGE; this is encoded by the coding sequence ATTCAGCAGAAGAGCGGTGAAATTCAAATTAAGACCTCGGGAAGGGGGCTTTATGAAATCACGGAGGAGACGGAGCGGTGGCTGCGGAGCCACCCGATTCAGAACGGCCTCTTGACCCTCTACATCCAACACACGTCGGCGTCGCTTTTGATCCAGGAGAATGCCGATCCGGAGGTCTTGCGCGATCTGGAGCGCTTCTTCAACCGCCTCGTCCCGCAGGGGGATCCCCTCTTCCGGCATACGACCGAAGGGCCGGACGATATGCCGGCGCACGTCCGGGCCGCCCTCACCGCCGTTTCCCTCTCGATCCCGATCCGACAGGGCCGGCTCGCCCTCGGCACCTGGCAGGGGGTCTACCTGTACGAGCATCGCAGCGCGGGGCACGCCCGGACGGTTTTGGTTCACCTCGTGGGAGAATAG
- the xseA gene encoding exodeoxyribonuclease VII large subunit gives MAFSPIQPSERKILTVQELTARLRSDLERTFSDLWVAGEVANLKIPSSGHVYFTLKDAASQIKGVIFRSHGRFLRFTPKEGQLVLIRGHLTLYEAKGEYQIIVDYIEPRGAGALQAAFEALKEKLRGDGLFDPGRKRPIPPLPRRIGLITSSTGAALQDLMKVLKRTELPLSILIYPVAVQGEGAADEIARALDGLNQRSRRSSGERVDLLILARGGGSLEDLWAFNEEIVARAIARSEIPVLSAVGHETDTTIADFVADLRAPTPSVAAEIVVRNAGEMLGRFYSLNAALVETIRARIQADRNHLQYEIRLLADPVRRIGQFHDRVDHLAIRLRQSFGRLLSERRAKLVHHQQGLTHLNPIDRLQALRRRLTELNLNLTQEGSDLILQRRRLLQSQMVQLNILSPLNILDRGYSITRKVPSREVVREADAVALRDQIEITLHRGKLICSVEEKTTPEDVS, from the coding sequence ATGGCATTTTCTCCGATCCAACCTTCCGAGCGAAAGATCCTGACGGTTCAGGAGTTGACCGCGCGGCTCCGCTCTGATCTCGAGCGGACCTTCTCCGACCTTTGGGTCGCGGGAGAGGTCGCCAATCTGAAGATCCCCTCCTCGGGACATGTTTATTTTACGCTCAAAGATGCCGCCTCCCAGATCAAGGGGGTCATCTTCCGGTCGCATGGGCGGTTTCTTAGGTTCACCCCCAAAGAAGGACAGTTGGTATTGATCCGCGGACACCTGACCCTCTATGAGGCGAAGGGGGAGTATCAGATCATTGTCGATTACATCGAGCCGCGGGGGGCGGGGGCGCTGCAGGCCGCCTTCGAGGCGCTCAAGGAAAAGTTGCGCGGCGATGGGCTTTTCGATCCGGGCCGGAAGAGACCGATCCCCCCTCTGCCGAGGCGGATCGGATTGATCACTTCATCCACCGGCGCCGCCCTTCAGGATCTGATGAAGGTCCTCAAACGGACCGAGCTTCCTCTCTCGATTCTAATTTATCCGGTGGCGGTTCAGGGGGAGGGGGCGGCCGATGAAATAGCCCGGGCGCTCGATGGGTTGAACCAAAGGAGCCGCCGTTCTTCGGGGGAGCGGGTCGATCTTCTTATCCTGGCGCGCGGCGGCGGATCGCTCGAAGATCTCTGGGCCTTCAATGAAGAGATCGTCGCGCGCGCCATCGCCCGGTCGGAGATTCCGGTTCTCTCGGCGGTCGGGCATGAGACCGATACGACGATCGCCGATTTTGTCGCCGATCTGCGGGCGCCGACCCCCTCGGTTGCCGCCGAGATCGTCGTTCGAAACGCCGGCGAGATGCTCGGTCGATTCTACTCTTTGAATGCCGCGTTGGTCGAAACGATCCGGGCGCGGATTCAGGCCGATCGGAATCATCTCCAATACGAGATCCGCCTCCTCGCCGATCCGGTTCGACGGATCGGGCAGTTTCACGATCGGGTCGATCACCTCGCGATCCGTCTTCGGCAGTCGTTCGGGCGGCTGCTGTCGGAGCGGCGGGCAAAACTGGTTCACCATCAACAGGGGCTGACGCACTTAAACCCGATCGATCGACTCCAGGCGCTCCGGCGCCGTTTGACGGAGCTGAATTTGAATCTGACCCAAGAGGGAAGCGATCTGATCTTACAGCGGCGGCGCCTGCTCCAATCGCAGATGGTCCAGCTGAATATCCTCAGTCCCCTGAATATCCTGGATCGAGGATATAGCATCACCCGAAAAGTCCCCTCGCGCGAGGTGGTCCGGGAGGCCGATGCGGTCGCCCTCCGCGACCAGATCGAGATCACCCTTCATCGGGGAAAGCTGATCTGTTCGGTGGAGGAGAAGACGACGCCGGAGGACGTTTCATAG
- a CDS encoding replication-associated recombination protein A, translated as MAQSPAKTDNTDKNPPLAWRMRPRDFSEFVGQEHLVGPGKFLRRAVEADRVFSLILFGPPGCGKTALAHLIAAYSKSAFVDLNAVTAGVAEVRQVIAKAQEEKNRSGQKTLLLVDEIHRFNKVQQSALLPDVEKGNITLVGASTQNPFFSIIPALSSRSQIVELKPLPPEGLRSLIKRALSDPERGFGRLNVQLTEEAERHLIEMTEGDARRLLNALEIGVVTTPPDAEGIIRFDLTVAEESVQKKGLIYESGDSHYDTISAFIKSLRGSDPDAAVYWLAKMIYAGEDPLFIARRLVIAASEDVGNADPRALVVAVAALHALEAIGMPEGRIPLAQATTYIASAPKSNAAYLAVDAALEEIESGRVMEVPPPLRDTHYSGAKRLGRGKGYLYPHDYPDHFVPQLYLPEEKTFYRPSDQGEEKRIAERLRLWREKQRAIRNKPNHK; from the coding sequence ATGGCGCAATCCCCTGCGAAGACAGACAATACCGATAAAAATCCCCCTTTGGCCTGGCGGATGCGTCCGAGAGATTTTTCGGAATTCGTCGGACAGGAGCACCTTGTGGGGCCGGGGAAGTTTCTCCGACGCGCCGTGGAGGCCGATCGGGTCTTTTCCCTGATCCTTTTCGGACCGCCCGGTTGCGGCAAGACGGCGCTGGCCCATCTCATCGCCGCCTACAGCAAATCGGCCTTCGTCGATCTCAACGCCGTCACCGCCGGCGTCGCCGAAGTGCGCCAGGTGATTGCAAAGGCGCAGGAAGAAAAAAACCGCTCCGGGCAAAAGACCCTTCTCCTGGTCGATGAGATCCACCGCTTCAATAAAGTCCAGCAGTCGGCCCTTCTCCCCGACGTCGAAAAGGGAAATATCACCCTGGTCGGCGCTTCCACGCAGAATCCGTTTTTCTCCATCATCCCGGCCCTCTCTTCCCGCTCGCAGATCGTCGAGTTGAAGCCGCTCCCGCCGGAAGGGCTTCGCTCTCTCATCAAACGGGCCCTCTCCGATCCGGAGCGGGGCTTCGGTAGATTAAACGTCCAGTTGACGGAAGAGGCGGAGCGGCATCTGATCGAGATGACCGAAGGGGACGCCCGCCGCCTTCTTAACGCGCTTGAGATCGGCGTCGTTACGACGCCGCCCGATGCGGAAGGAATCATCCGGTTCGATCTGACGGTCGCTGAGGAGTCGGTCCAGAAGAAGGGATTGATCTACGAAAGCGGGGACAGCCACTACGATACGATCTCGGCCTTCATCAAAAGTCTTCGCGGCTCCGATCCCGACGCGGCGGTCTACTGGCTGGCGAAGATGATCTATGCCGGCGAAGACCCCCTCTTCATCGCGCGGCGCCTGGTCATTGCCGCTTCCGAAGATGTCGGCAATGCCGATCCGCGCGCGTTGGTCGTGGCGGTTGCCGCCCTCCATGCGCTGGAGGCGATCGGGATGCCGGAGGGACGTATCCCGCTTGCTCAGGCGACGACCTACATCGCCTCCGCCCCCAAGAGCAATGCCGCGTATCTTGCGGTCGATGCGGCGCTCGAGGAGATCGAATCGGGCCGCGTGATGGAAGTTCCCCCCCCGTTGAGAGATACCCACTACAGCGGGGCGAAGCGATTGGGACGGGGGAAGGGATATCTTTATCCGCACGATTATCCGGACCACTTCGTTCCGCAGCTTTATCTTCCCGAGGAGAAGACGTTCTATCGCCCCTCCGACCAAGGAGAAGAGAAGCGGATCGCCGAGCGGCTGCGGCTCTGGCGGGAGAAGCAGCGGGCGATCCGAAACAAACCGAATCATAAATAA
- a CDS encoding cell division protein ZapA: protein MKNKLHVEIFGHRYTLRGEADEAYAKELAGYVDKKMTEMAGHAKGINSSKLAILAAINIAHELFQLRSRQKERDALIGGKTRDIIESIEEQFEEFKLD from the coding sequence GTGAAGAATAAGCTTCATGTCGAGATTTTCGGCCATCGCTATACGCTTCGGGGCGAAGCGGATGAAGCCTATGCCAAGGAGCTTGCAGGTTACGTCGATAAAAAAATGACCGAGATGGCGGGCCATGCCAAGGGGATCAATTCCTCAAAGCTGGCCATCCTGGCGGCGATCAATATCGCCCATGAGCTCTTTCAACTTCGGAGCCGTCAGAAGGAGCGGGACGCCCTCATCGGCGGCAAGACGCGTGATATCATCGAGAGCATCGAAGAGCAATTCGAAGAGTTTAAATTGGATTAA
- the zapB gene encoding cell division protein ZapB, whose product MVQEQLEVLEARVQEMIELIKKLKREKEGLEAKVNEQAREFRQLQEERGEVRLRIERILGTLNHLEIQEPLEEDSEIPVKVKAGEE is encoded by the coding sequence ATGGTGCAAGAGCAGTTGGAAGTATTGGAAGCGCGGGTGCAGGAAATGATCGAGCTGATTAAAAAGCTGAAGCGGGAAAAAGAGGGACTAGAGGCCAAGGTCAACGAGCAGGCGAGGGAGTTTCGCCAGCTTCAGGAAGAGCGGGGCGAAGTTCGGCTCCGGATCGAGCGCATTTTGGGGACGCTGAATCATCTTGAAATCCAGGAGCCGCTTGAAGAAGATTCAGAGATTCCCGTGAAGGTGAAAGCCGGTGAAGAATAA
- a CDS encoding energy transducer TonB, which yields MHLYDEIAEEVYPEGRERSRFPYVLFISLSFLVHLSMLLIIQQWARWEPARIPSEGQPEDQVVQLVDPEVLATPKPRSLLFGTDREEDLKSIPRGEETRLPPIPKSERPGLPPTARAGKAPGPIAPPAAKPQVPPAPIVPAPSPALPERSTEPEGALPAPIPSPPLATEEAKRPLPSLPFGQDGQGEAGTDSPPRPGVPGLPGLPFADAKSLDRLAKVFSDQERVPPKDTISINTDDLKYFSYTLKLKNKIEYIWRYPQAAAERGIQGNLLLTFTIQRNGYVSEVRVVSTSGYEVLDLEAVRAIKEASPFAPLPDSWNEDHITITGHFVYHNHITYLR from the coding sequence ATGCACCTCTACGATGAAATCGCCGAAGAAGTATACCCGGAAGGGAGAGAGAGATCCCGCTTTCCGTACGTTCTCTTCATTTCCCTCTCATTTTTAGTCCATCTCTCGATGCTCCTTATCATCCAGCAGTGGGCGCGATGGGAGCCGGCTCGCATACCCTCGGAAGGTCAACCGGAAGATCAAGTCGTTCAGTTGGTCGATCCGGAGGTCCTCGCCACGCCAAAGCCGAGAAGTCTCTTGTTTGGAACCGATCGGGAAGAAGATCTAAAATCAATCCCGCGAGGGGAAGAGACCCGCCTCCCGCCGATTCCAAAGTCGGAGCGCCCGGGTCTTCCTCCTACGGCCAGAGCGGGAAAAGCGCCGGGGCCGATCGCGCCGCCGGCGGCGAAGCCGCAAGTCCCTCCGGCGCCGATCGTCCCCGCGCCGTCCCCCGCTCTTCCGGAACGTTCTACAGAACCCGAGGGGGCCCTTCCCGCGCCGATCCCTTCCCCTCCGCTTGCCACGGAAGAGGCAAAGAGACCCCTTCCGTCGCTTCCCTTCGGGCAAGACGGACAGGGAGAGGCCGGAACCGATTCTCCACCCCGGCCGGGTGTCCCCGGTCTTCCCGGTCTCCCTTTTGCCGATGCAAAGAGCCTCGACCGGCTGGCGAAGGTTTTTTCCGATCAGGAACGGGTTCCGCCGAAAGATACGATCTCCATCAACACGGACGATCTGAAATATTTCTCCTATACGCTGAAGCTCAAGAACAAGATTGAGTATATCTGGAGGTATCCGCAGGCCGCCGCGGAGAGGGGAATCCAGGGAAACCTCCTTTTGACCTTCACGATTCAGCGAAACGGATATGTCAGCGAGGTGAGGGTCGTCTCCACGTCGGGTTATGAAGTCCTCGATCTGGAGGCGGTGCGCGCAATCAAAGAGGCCTCTCCTTTTGCTCCCTTGCCCGATTCTTGGAACGAGGACCATATCACCATCACCGGCCATTTTGTCTATCACAATCATATTACCTATTTACGATAA
- a CDS encoding DUF192 domain-containing protein, with product MRKPTFIALLFLATALSWNSAFSEKPPARRTVIFPSGTQIHAEVADTPEARNTGLMFRDSLPSGGGMLFVFQEARPYLFWMKNCKFPIDIIWFNEQKEIIFISEKTPPCKEDPCPNYGPLDKNALYVIEVASGFAAKEKLKLGMKVRF from the coding sequence ATGCGAAAACCGACTTTTATTGCGCTGCTCTTCCTTGCAACGGCCCTCTCCTGGAATTCGGCCTTTTCGGAAAAGCCGCCCGCCCGCCGCACCGTTATTTTTCCAAGCGGCACCCAGATCCATGCCGAAGTGGCCGATACCCCTGAAGCGAGGAATACCGGGCTGATGTTCCGTGATTCCCTTCCGTCCGGCGGCGGGATGCTTTTTGTTTTTCAAGAGGCGCGCCCTTATCTTTTCTGGATGAAGAACTGCAAATTCCCGATCGACATCATCTGGTTCAACGAACAGAAGGAAATCATCTTCATCTCCGAGAAAACCCCTCCCTGCAAAGAGGACCCCTGCCCGAATTACGGGCCGCTCGATAAAAATGCCCTCTATGTCATCGAGGTTGCATCGGGGTTTGCAGCAAAGGAAAAACTGAAATTGGGAATGAAGGTCCGATTTTAG
- the smbP gene encoding small metal-binding protein SmbP yields the protein MRHKAKFTLMAAALFMASVSTDALAGGGHAAPAREQCNAMVAAGESGLDHGGQGHTDTAVKHLKQMVKAGQECLSHGQEAIKAAGGGPIKMHGGEAMTHVKEALTHAKEAVSHGEAGHNDVMMDHAKEAMMHAKEGNKHAQEMK from the coding sequence ATGCGTCATAAAGCGAAATTCACCCTCATGGCAGCGGCCCTTTTTATGGCATCGGTGTCGACCGATGCATTGGCCGGCGGCGGACACGCAGCACCCGCCAGAGAACAATGCAACGCGATGGTCGCCGCGGGAGAAAGCGGTCTCGATCATGGCGGGCAAGGACATACCGACACCGCCGTGAAACATCTGAAACAGATGGTGAAGGCGGGACAAGAGTGTTTAAGTCACGGCCAGGAAGCGATCAAAGCAGCGGGCGGAGGCCCGATCAAGATGCATGGGGGAGAAGCGATGACGCATGTGAAAGAGGCGCTCACCCATGCCAAGGAGGCGGTCAGCCACGGCGAGGCCGGCCATAATGACGTCATGATGGATCACGCGAAGGAAGCGATGATGCATGCAAAGGAAGGCAACAAACATGCGCAGGAAATGAAATAG
- a CDS encoding class I SAM-dependent methyltransferase — MSKPSSETIAKVYNDWGKGFDDLVSETPFLMNSYLLYDLCLAELTKGKRYSRILDVGCGSGLQAIHLAPYADEVVGIDLSKELIEVAKDRCKAHPNVKFQVANACALPFPDKSFDFLISYGDVLSHIVDGYEQAVTEMGRVAKPGAILTIETDTKWNFGIFYHPSEMIDALRVPGKGHATRVWEGMRFKTFTWRELKSLLEKNGFEILSCRGHNILSSLIPDRYLLEKGKRSPIGKLALAIGRLDLAISGTFPFNRFGFNFVVTARKKG, encoded by the coding sequence ATGTCCAAGCCATCCAGCGAAACGATTGCGAAAGTCTACAACGATTGGGGAAAGGGGTTTGACGATCTCGTCAGCGAAACCCCTTTCCTGATGAACAGCTATCTCCTTTACGACCTCTGCCTCGCGGAGTTGACGAAGGGGAAGCGCTACTCGCGCATCCTCGATGTCGGCTGCGGGAGCGGCCTGCAGGCGATCCATTTGGCGCCGTATGCCGACGAGGTGGTCGGGATCGACCTCTCGAAGGAGCTGATCGAAGTGGCCAAAGACCGATGCAAGGCCCATCCCAATGTGAAATTCCAGGTGGCGAACGCCTGTGCGCTTCCCTTTCCCGATAAGAGCTTCGACTTTCTCATCTCCTATGGCGATGTCTTAAGCCACATCGTCGATGGATACGAGCAGGCGGTGACCGAGATGGGCCGGGTCGCAAAGCCGGGGGCGATCTTGACGATAGAAACCGATACCAAGTGGAATTTCGGAATCTTCTATCACCCCTCCGAAATGATCGATGCCCTCCGTGTTCCGGGGAAGGGACATGCCACGCGGGTCTGGGAGGGGATGCGCTTTAAGACGTTTACCTGGCGGGAGCTCAAATCGCTCCTGGAGAAAAACGGATTCGAAATCCTCTCCTGCCGGGGCCATAACATTCTCTCTTCTTTAATTCCAGATCGCTATCTTTTGGAGAAGGGAAAGCGAAGCCCGATCGGCAAGCTCGCCCTCGCGATCGGCAGGCTCGACCTTGCGATTTCCGGGACCTTCCCCTTCAATCGATTTGGTTTCAACTTCGTGGTGACGGCAAGAAAAAAGGGATGA
- a CDS encoding NAD-dependent epimerase/dehydratase family protein has translation MPKQFTTILLIGEGQLTKQLGVRLLQHDHSVWALISSDGLAPGFARLGINPLAADLSEPFLAKMAVANADVIFHLANRRQHGMAAPEPTDLKALQNILSVIPRGTVKRYIYESSLAVYDNVVPGQNLPAAGIDEKVFSRPKSATGRIHLEAEREILARFSEEGFPGVILRTGALYQALPGILDQVRRGVYSLPADLPALYHRIYLEDYLDILIAAMEKGRPGQAYNVVDQAPHTPAEYYNHMAAMLGAPPLILPSADLQAAAPAVRYQNEKLLKEFGLTLRFPTYREGLLDGLQKAEDLKTREG, from the coding sequence ATGCCAAAACAATTCACGACCATCCTGCTCATCGGCGAAGGACAACTGACGAAGCAGCTCGGCGTGCGCCTCCTGCAGCACGATCACAGTGTCTGGGCGCTGATTTCATCCGACGGCCTGGCCCCCGGCTTCGCCCGGCTTGGAATCAATCCGTTGGCGGCCGATCTCTCGGAGCCCTTTTTGGCGAAGATGGCGGTGGCGAATGCCGATGTGATCTTCCATCTTGCCAACCGGCGGCAGCATGGGATGGCGGCGCCGGAGCCGACCGATCTGAAGGCATTGCAGAATATCCTCTCGGTGATCCCGCGCGGCACGGTCAAGCGCTATATCTATGAGAGCAGTCTCGCGGTCTACGATAATGTGGTTCCAGGCCAGAATCTGCCGGCCGCGGGGATTGATGAGAAGGTCTTCTCTCGCCCGAAGAGCGCGACCGGCCGGATTCATCTGGAGGCGGAGCGGGAGATTCTGGCGCGGTTTTCGGAGGAGGGGTTTCCGGGAGTCATCCTCAGAACCGGCGCCCTTTACCAGGCGCTCCCCGGCATCCTCGATCAGGTCCGAAGAGGGGTCTATTCGCTTCCGGCCGATCTGCCGGCGTTGTATCACCGAATCTATCTGGAAGACTACCTCGACATCTTGATCGCCGCGATGGAAAAGGGGAGGCCCGGCCAAGCGTATAACGTGGTCGATCAAGCGCCGCATACACCCGCCGAGTATTACAACCACATGGCGGCGATGCTCGGCGCGCCCCCGCTGATTCTTCCGAGTGCCGATCTCCAGGCCGCTGCCCCTGCCGTCCGGTATCAGAACGAAAAACTGCTCAAAGAGTTCGGTCTTACCCTCCGCTTCCCCACCTACCGGGAGGGCTTGCTGGACGGTCTTCAGAAGGCCGAAGACCTGAAAACACGGGAAGGGTGA